One Pirellulales bacterium DNA segment encodes these proteins:
- a CDS encoding YfbM family protein — MGMYCSVSAASSGDLARLSSGPDSSGGISGRGTATADRVSLEKAWHGLHYLLTGETWEGHGPLAFLLAGGERLSDDQESPLRWFAPEETNQIYQALSNVSDDQLWSRFDANEMEQQQIYPGIWDEPEDDLKEEYLTYFRELKQVVAMAAKAGQGLLVTLG, encoded by the coding sequence ATGGGAATGTACTGCTCAGTATCGGCAGCTTCGTCAGGAGACCTCGCTCGACTTTCATCGGGGCCAGATTCGTCGGGCGGAATATCGGGGCGAGGCACCGCCACGGCCGATCGTGTTTCGCTCGAAAAGGCCTGGCATGGCTTGCACTACCTACTGACGGGCGAAACGTGGGAAGGTCATGGCCCGCTCGCGTTCTTGTTAGCGGGCGGCGAGCGGCTCAGCGATGATCAAGAGTCGCCGCTCCGCTGGTTTGCACCGGAAGAGACGAATCAGATTTACCAGGCGCTCTCCAACGTTTCCGACGATCAACTTTGGTCGCGATTCGACGCCAATGAGATGGAACAGCAACAGATTTATCCGGGCATTTGGGACGAACCCGAAGACGACCTCAAGGAAGAATACTTGACGTATTTCCGCGAACTGAAACAGGTCGTCGCAATGGCCGCCAAGGCCGGCCAGGGCTTGCTGGTGACGCTTGGCTAG
- a CDS encoding GNAT family N-acetyltransferase, whose product MLAMPPVQTRIRIAPATNQDRAAVYRLRHQVYARELHQHAENPEELLTDALDGFNDYITASLDGEIVGFVSLTPPGHGRYSIDKYLARQELPFPSDDRLYDVRLLTVAAEYRGRPIAGLLMYAALRWIESRGGTRIVAIGRREILGMYLKVGFEPLGREIQSGSVRFELMTATTSSMRESLARYKPAMRKVESGIDWQLGIPFHPPAI is encoded by the coding sequence ATGCTTGCCATGCCGCCGGTTCAAACCAGAATTCGAATTGCCCCGGCCACGAATCAAGATCGTGCAGCAGTTTATCGGCTCCGACACCAGGTTTACGCTCGCGAACTCCACCAGCATGCCGAGAATCCCGAGGAACTACTAACCGACGCGCTCGACGGTTTCAACGATTACATTACGGCGTCGCTGGATGGCGAGATCGTCGGTTTCGTCAGCCTCACTCCACCCGGGCACGGACGGTATTCGATCGACAAGTATCTCGCCCGGCAGGAACTGCCGTTCCCTTCGGACGATCGACTGTACGATGTTAGATTGCTGACGGTGGCCGCGGAGTATCGAGGTCGCCCGATCGCTGGCCTGCTGATGTATGCGGCCCTGCGGTGGATCGAATCGCGCGGTGGGACAAGAATTGTTGCCATCGGCCGGCGCGAGATATTGGGCATGTATCTCAAGGTGGGATTTGAGCCACTCGGGCGTGAAATCCAATCGGGCTCGGTCCGATTCGAGCTGATGACTGCGACCACGAGTTCCATGCGTGAGAGCTTAGCCCGTTATAAACCGGCCATGCGTAAGGTCGAAAGTGGAATCGATTGGCAGCTCGGAATACCGTTTCATCCGCCAGCGATCTGA